The Gemmatimonadota bacterium nucleotide sequence ATAACCGCGAACGCCGAGGTGGAACAGGCCCGTGAAATGGGCATCGACGTCGTCATCATCGATCACCATGTTCCGGGCGATACCCTTCCGAACAGCGTGGCCATTCTGAATCCGAAGCGGGACGACTGCGACTACCCCTTCAAGGAGCTCTGCGGCGTCGGCCTGGCGTACAAAGTGGCACAGGCGCTGGCCGAGCACGTGGGACTGCCGGAGAACACGGTGTATACGCATATGGACCTCGTGGCCCTGGGTACCACGGCGGACATCGTCCCCCTGCGAGACGAGAACCGGGTGCTGACCAAGTACGGCCTGGACATGATGCAGCAGACGCACAAATCGGGTCTGCAGGCCCTGCTGGACGTGGCGGGGCTGCGGGAGAAGGAACTGTCCACGGGCCACATGCTCTTCCTGCTGGCGCCCCGGATTAACGCCGCCGGCCGCATGGGCGACGCCACGCGCGTGGTCGATCTCCTGATCACCGAAGACCAGACAAAAGCGGCGCAACTGGCCGAAGAGTTGAACGTGGAGAACAAGCGGCGGCGCAAAGAGGATACGCTCACTTTCGAAGCGGCCCGGGACATCGTGGAGAAGGATCCGGTCCTCAGGGAGTCGAAAGGCCTCGTACTCGCTTCGGACACCTGGCATCCCGGCATCATCGGCATCGTGGCGTCCCGCATGGTGGAAGCCTTCAACCGGCCGGTCGTGATGATCTCGACCACGGGGGAGAAGGGACGCGGCTCGGCGCGGACCGTGGGCGATTTCCACCTGTACAACGCCATCAAGGAGTGCTCCGACCTGCTGATCCAGTTCGGCGGCCACCACCACGCGGCGGGCCTGTCCATCGAAAAGGACCGCATCGACGAATTCCGGCAGCGTTTCAACGAGGTGGTCGCGGCGCGCGCGACGCCGGCCGATTTCATCCCCAAGCTCGAAATCGACTCGGAAATCGAACTCGACGAGGTGACCCCGCGCATGGTCAAGCTCATGAAAATGATCGGGCCCTTCGGTCCGGCGAACCACCACCCCGTACTCGTGTCCCGCAACCTGAGCGTCGTCGGAAAACTCCGGACCATCGGGATGGAAAAGAAACACCTGAGGTTCAGGGTCAGG carries:
- the recJ gene encoding single-stranded-DNA-specific exonuclease RecJ is translated as MNSRWVLLDEHPQVPQMMELINVPRVIAQILLNRGVSTFDDARYFLKPTLEDLHSPFLMADMDLAVERIHDAIQGGEHIMVFGDYDVDGTTATTLLYLTIKLLTERISSYIPNRMTDGYGLSIEGLEEAKSRGVTLILAVDCGITANAEVEQAREMGIDVVIIDHHVPGDTLPNSVAILNPKRDDCDYPFKELCGVGLAYKVAQALAEHVGLPENTVYTHMDLVALGTTADIVPLRDENRVLTKYGLDMMQQTHKSGLQALLDVAGLREKELSTGHMLFLLAPRINAAGRMGDATRVVDLLITEDQTKAAQLAEELNVENKRRRKEDTLTFEAARDIVEKDPVLRESKGLVLASDTWHPGIIGIVASRMVEAFNRPVVMISTTGEKGRGSARTVGDFHLYNAIKECSDLLIQFGGHHHAAGLSIEKDRIDEFRQRFNEVVAARATPADFIPKLEIDSEIELDEVTPRMVKLMKMIGPFGPANHHPVLVSRNLSVVGKLRTIGMEKKHLRFRVRQKGRTMDAIGFGMAHFADRLNDSRDRLDLAYTLEENTFRGETSLQMRIKDIQLGTV